A single genomic interval of Plantibacter sp. Leaf314 harbors:
- a CDS encoding AAA family ATPase: protein MTSGVEREAAESQLREGPVAASAGVVDTALNAWRQQLSTVGGPSPLLHFVDAPTTRVELSSTHPGGLPQFISGKSTLLSNLIRDEIALRGAKRAADRITTKGIELATVRGIDAVHLAVGLAQWTHQGEDFSAPVLLRPLAIRRYGRDFEVKLRGTTTANPELVRALREQFGIVLDPDEFVALSESGGVFKPQPVIDRLRSLAAGLEWFTVQPRLLVSSFAAVGHSLLDDAAKLDHPILDAVAGDEGAVGLVRSSFTPVDAPGQDDRPPSTDTLLLDADVEQENVIAQIGAGNSLVVTTLPGTGGTQTIVNAIGVLASQHKRVLVVSPRRSTLEGIRHRLTKVGLPGLCASPSTLRRDLIQAITRNERAIPPQVGEVDDALVRLRRVLIDYRTSLQAKDPDLRVSVIDALEALSKLSKLPNPPGTLVRLDRQTLVGLAAGRSRAAEALEGAAALGEFRYGPGDSPWYGASFDTTAEAQETHELAKRLHRKDLPQLLERAYGLIGQTQMRPFESIDELGIYLRLLADIRETLDRFQPDVFDRSLADLIVATSPRKDSTAMSSASRRRLKALAKEYLRPGAHVPDMNAALRRIQQQRTLWQRYVTTGAPPEVPLGIADVEQTYTMVAGKLELVDQPLGIADTPDRLGRLAIPSLVRTISELAAESEVLHNLQERTAILAGLREQGLGELIIDLSQRHVPRTRLADELELAWWQSLLELVLTEDRGLLGANTSVVERLESDFRLVDEAHASASGQLLASLLADTWKIGLVDHATEGMALRSLLKRDRPLRAAELEQAAPTLSRVLAPVWLVSPYEVPRIPESASFDAVFLVDAGATLLAENVDAIRRARQVVAFGDPVTQSPSPFEIRLTDQEATSEPHADLAELHRESALEQLSSVLPTLMLTRSYRAGGEDLAELVNERFYGGQIDSLPWAGSFLGHGSLSLDYVPGGLGMPDPVTGAVESVDVEVERVVELVLEHASNRPRESLMVVTASDKHAVRVQQAVLAAFARRADLSDFLLRERAEPFTVLTLEQSVAESRDRVIFSIGYGLTPHGRVLSDFGALGQPGGDRLLAVGMTRARRSMVIVSCVRPEDLDQNRIQHGILALARILTDTSRRASEDQATHEAEPMLVDLATRLETLGMRVDMGYRGKLALVASWGGRAVVVECDEELGDASLRESLRLRPDVLRRLGWHYVRVHSFDLFADAEAVAQRVAGVLGLTTTEHLDTAPIAVQVPRH, encoded by the coding sequence GTGACGTCCGGAGTCGAACGGGAAGCAGCGGAGTCGCAACTCCGCGAGGGTCCCGTCGCGGCATCGGCGGGCGTGGTCGACACGGCGCTGAACGCGTGGCGTCAGCAGCTCAGCACGGTCGGCGGACCCTCGCCCCTGCTGCACTTCGTCGATGCTCCGACGACCCGGGTCGAACTGAGTTCCACCCACCCCGGCGGCCTGCCGCAGTTCATCTCGGGGAAGTCGACGCTGTTGTCGAACCTCATCCGCGACGAGATCGCCCTCCGCGGAGCGAAGCGTGCCGCCGACCGCATCACCACCAAGGGCATCGAGCTTGCGACCGTCCGCGGCATCGACGCCGTGCACCTCGCCGTCGGGCTGGCCCAGTGGACGCACCAGGGTGAGGACTTCAGCGCCCCGGTCCTCCTGCGGCCGCTCGCCATCCGTCGATACGGCCGCGACTTCGAGGTCAAACTCCGCGGCACCACGACGGCGAACCCTGAGCTCGTCCGTGCGCTCCGTGAGCAGTTCGGCATCGTCCTCGACCCGGACGAGTTCGTCGCCCTGAGCGAGTCCGGCGGCGTCTTCAAGCCGCAGCCCGTGATCGACCGCCTCCGCTCGCTCGCCGCAGGGCTCGAATGGTTCACGGTCCAGCCCCGGTTGCTCGTCTCGTCCTTCGCCGCGGTCGGGCACTCGCTGCTGGACGACGCCGCCAAGCTCGACCACCCGATCCTCGACGCCGTCGCCGGCGACGAGGGCGCCGTCGGTCTCGTTCGCAGCAGCTTCACCCCGGTGGACGCGCCCGGACAGGACGACCGCCCGCCGTCGACCGACACCCTGCTGCTCGACGCGGACGTGGAGCAGGAGAACGTCATCGCGCAGATCGGCGCCGGCAACTCGCTCGTCGTCACCACGCTCCCGGGCACCGGCGGCACCCAGACGATCGTGAACGCCATCGGCGTGCTCGCGTCCCAGCACAAGCGCGTCCTCGTGGTGAGCCCTCGCCGCTCCACCCTCGAGGGCATCCGCCACCGGCTGACGAAGGTCGGACTTCCCGGCCTGTGCGCGTCGCCGTCGACCCTCCGCCGCGACCTGATCCAGGCGATCACGCGGAACGAGCGCGCGATCCCGCCGCAGGTGGGGGAGGTCGACGACGCCCTCGTGCGGTTGCGTCGGGTCCTCATCGACTACCGCACCTCGCTGCAGGCGAAGGACCCGGACCTCCGGGTCTCCGTCATCGACGCCCTCGAGGCGCTCTCCAAGCTCTCCAAGCTGCCGAACCCGCCCGGAACCCTCGTCCGCCTCGACCGCCAGACGCTCGTGGGGCTCGCCGCCGGTCGTTCTCGCGCGGCCGAGGCGCTCGAAGGCGCAGCCGCCCTCGGTGAGTTCCGATACGGTCCTGGCGACTCGCCGTGGTACGGCGCCTCGTTCGACACGACCGCCGAGGCGCAGGAGACCCACGAGCTCGCCAAGCGTCTGCACCGCAAGGATCTGCCGCAGCTGCTCGAGCGCGCCTACGGACTCATCGGCCAGACGCAGATGCGTCCCTTCGAGTCGATCGACGAACTCGGCATCTACCTCCGACTCCTCGCCGACATCCGCGAGACGCTCGACCGCTTCCAGCCCGACGTCTTCGACCGTTCGCTCGCCGACCTCATCGTCGCGACGAGCCCACGGAAGGACTCGACGGCCATGTCCTCGGCCAGCCGTCGTCGTCTCAAGGCGCTCGCCAAGGAGTACCTGCGACCCGGCGCGCACGTGCCGGACATGAACGCCGCGCTCCGCAGGATCCAGCAGCAGCGCACCCTCTGGCAGCGCTACGTGACGACCGGCGCGCCCCCGGAGGTGCCGCTCGGCATCGCGGACGTCGAGCAGACGTACACCATGGTCGCGGGGAAGCTCGAGCTCGTCGACCAGCCGCTCGGCATCGCCGACACCCCGGACCGCCTCGGACGCCTCGCCATCCCGAGCCTCGTCCGGACGATCTCCGAGCTCGCCGCCGAATCCGAGGTGCTGCACAACCTCCAGGAGCGCACCGCGATCCTCGCGGGTCTGCGTGAGCAGGGGCTCGGCGAACTCATCATCGACCTGTCCCAGCGGCACGTGCCGCGGACGCGCCTGGCCGACGAGCTCGAACTCGCCTGGTGGCAGTCCTTGCTCGAACTCGTCCTCACGGAGGACCGCGGTCTGCTCGGTGCGAACACGAGTGTCGTCGAGCGCCTCGAGTCCGACTTCCGACTCGTGGACGAAGCGCACGCCTCCGCCTCCGGTCAGCTGCTCGCCTCGCTGCTCGCCGACACCTGGAAGATCGGCCTCGTCGACCACGCGACCGAGGGCATGGCCCTCCGGTCGCTCCTGAAGCGCGACCGACCGCTCCGAGCCGCCGAGCTCGAGCAGGCGGCTCCCACGCTCTCACGCGTCCTCGCGCCGGTCTGGCTCGTGTCGCCGTACGAGGTGCCGCGGATCCCCGAGAGCGCGTCCTTCGACGCCGTCTTCCTCGTCGACGCCGGGGCCACCCTGCTCGCCGAGAACGTGGACGCCATCCGCCGCGCTCGTCAGGTCGTCGCGTTCGGCGACCCGGTCACGCAGAGCCCGTCCCCGTTCGAGATCCGCCTGACGGATCAGGAGGCGACGTCGGAGCCGCACGCCGACCTCGCCGAGTTGCACCGCGAATCCGCGCTGGAGCAGCTGAGCTCCGTCCTCCCGACCCTCATGCTGACGCGGTCCTACCGCGCCGGCGGCGAGGACCTCGCCGAGCTCGTCAACGAGCGCTTCTACGGCGGCCAGATCGACTCCCTCCCGTGGGCGGGCTCGTTCCTGGGGCACGGCAGCCTGAGCCTCGACTACGTGCCCGGTGGACTCGGCATGCCCGACCCCGTCACCGGCGCCGTCGAGAGCGTCGACGTCGAGGTCGAACGGGTCGTCGAACTCGTCCTCGAGCACGCGTCGAACCGTCCGCGCGAGTCGCTCATGGTGGTCACGGCGAGCGACAAGCACGCGGTGCGCGTCCAGCAGGCCGTCCTCGCCGCCTTCGCGCGTCGTGCCGACCTCTCCGACTTCCTCCTCCGCGAGCGCGCGGAACCGTTCACCGTCCTGACGCTCGAGCAGTCCGTGGCCGAGAGCCGCGATCGGGTCATCTTCTCGATCGGATACGGACTGACGCCGCACGGTCGCGTCCTGTCGGACTTCGGTGCGCTGGGCCAGCCCGGTGGCGACCGGTTGCTCGCGGTCGGGATGACGCGCGCCCGACGGTCCATGGTGATCGTCTCCTGCGTGCGTCCTGAGGACCTCGATCAGAACCGGATCCAGCACGGCATCCTCGCGCTCGCCCGCATCCTCACGGACACGTCCCGCCGTGCCTCCGAGGACCAGGCGACGCACGAGGCCGAGCCGATGCTCGTCGACCTCGCCACGCGTCTGGAGACGCTCGGGATGCGGGTCGACATGGGTTACCGCGGCAAGCTCGCCCTCGTCGCCTCATGGGGTGGCCGGGCCGTCGTCGTCGAGTGCGACGAGGAACTCGGTGACGCGAGCCTTCGTGAGTCGTTGCGGCTCCGCCCCGACGTCCTCCGCCGTCTCGGTTGGCACTACGTCCGCGTGCACAGTTTCGACCTGTTCGCCGACGCGGAGGCGGTCGCCCAGCGCGTCGCCGGCGTGCTCGGGCTCACGACGACCGAACACCTCGACACCGCGCCGATCGCCGTGCAGGTCCCACGCCACTGA
- a CDS encoding ROK family transcriptional regulator: MTAGGFGHGGGIASERIESFPYTPARRLRPNAKVLPEHARGHNRALVLQTLFASGAMSRADIARATGLTRVSISDLVASLIADNLIVEVGLRETARPGKPATLIDINRAEFQIVGLDLSDTELFRGAVLTLDGDIVTMLQVPLDGATGEAAIAKAVALAADLVDEATVEVLGLGVGSPGVVDMTGTVRSAPNLGWTDVDLQGAIEQVAQVPVLVANDANAAVLAEYSFGGADGDLMLVSVGNGVGAGLLVGGHPLFGSRFAAGEIGHVVVGTDGGPLCACGKRGCLEAWLAVPHLRQLLDEVDGSGLPITEVERRRDEILRAAGERLGISLAAIVGALNLSEIVVSGPEELLGGVLLDAAIETVRARTMTEFHSGVRIRMSEQGSDIVLRGTAVMVLSGLLGVS; this comes from the coding sequence ATGACTGCAGGCGGATTCGGACACGGCGGCGGGATCGCGTCGGAGCGCATCGAGTCCTTCCCGTACACCCCGGCCCGGCGGCTGCGGCCGAACGCCAAGGTCCTGCCGGAGCACGCCCGCGGCCACAACCGAGCGCTCGTCCTGCAGACGCTCTTCGCGAGCGGCGCCATGAGCCGTGCCGACATCGCGCGTGCCACCGGGCTCACCCGGGTGAGCATCTCCGATCTGGTCGCCTCGCTCATCGCCGACAACCTCATCGTCGAGGTCGGCTTGCGGGAGACCGCGCGCCCGGGCAAACCCGCCACCCTCATCGACATCAACCGCGCCGAGTTCCAGATCGTCGGCCTCGACCTCTCCGACACCGAGCTGTTCCGCGGTGCCGTCCTCACGCTCGACGGCGACATCGTGACGATGCTCCAGGTGCCGCTCGACGGGGCGACGGGGGAGGCCGCGATCGCGAAGGCGGTGGCGCTCGCCGCCGACCTCGTCGACGAGGCGACGGTGGAGGTGCTCGGCCTCGGCGTCGGTTCGCCGGGCGTCGTGGACATGACCGGCACGGTGCGCAGCGCCCCGAACCTCGGTTGGACGGACGTCGACCTCCAGGGCGCGATCGAACAGGTCGCCCAGGTCCCGGTGCTCGTCGCGAACGACGCCAACGCGGCGGTGCTCGCGGAGTACAGCTTCGGTGGGGCGGACGGCGACCTCATGCTCGTGAGCGTCGGCAACGGCGTCGGCGCCGGGTTGCTCGTCGGCGGCCACCCGCTGTTCGGCAGTCGGTTCGCGGCCGGCGAGATCGGCCACGTGGTCGTCGGTACCGATGGTGGCCCCCTCTGCGCCTGCGGAAAGCGCGGGTGCCTCGAGGCCTGGCTGGCCGTCCCGCACCTCCGGCAACTGCTCGACGAGGTCGACGGGAGTGGCCTGCCGATCACCGAGGTCGAACGTCGCCGCGACGAGATCCTCCGGGCGGCCGGGGAACGCCTCGGCATCTCGCTCGCCGCCATCGTCGGTGCCCTGAACCTCTCGGAGATCGTCGTGAGCGGTCCGGAGGAGCTGCTCGGCGGCGTGCTGTTGGACGCGGCGATCGAGACCGTCCGGGCGCGGACCATGACCGAGTTCCACAGCGGTGTCCGCATCCGGATGAGCGAGCAGGGCTCGGACATCGTCCTGCGCGGGACCGCGGTGATGGTGCTCTCCGGCCTCCTCGGCGTCTCCTGA
- a CDS encoding glycosyltransferase family 1 protein — translation MRIAIVTESFLPQMNGVTHSLLRIMEHFADRGDEVLVIAPGAGASTPSHHEGFRVDGVPSIPLPRYRNVRVAAGGVGRITELLRGFRPDVVHLASPFVLGWRGVQAAERLGVPTVAVYQTDIPAYAGRYGFPVAESLLWQHVERLHGKATITLAPSRQSIAQLEAHAIPRVRLWVRGVDAARFSPERRSEAWRRSIAPNGERIVGYVGRLAAEKQVADLAVLGGLPGVKLVVVGEGPLRAALEQRLPDAVFTGFLGGEELAVAMAGLDVFVHPGESETFCQTIQEAMASGVPVVATGRGGPVDLVDSSRTGWLYEPGRLEQLRGFVQDLVGDEVKRAAFGAAARAGVLPRSWKSVSSALIGHYSDAIELHQGARAQRGGLDPRSPVPRVIRPGSGRRSDA, via the coding sequence GTGAGGATCGCAATCGTGACCGAGTCGTTCCTGCCGCAGATGAACGGCGTCACCCACTCCCTGCTCCGCATCATGGAGCATTTCGCGGACCGCGGTGACGAGGTGCTCGTCATCGCCCCGGGTGCCGGCGCCTCGACGCCGAGCCACCACGAGGGGTTCCGGGTCGACGGCGTGCCGTCGATCCCGCTCCCCCGGTACCGCAACGTGCGGGTGGCCGCGGGTGGTGTCGGCCGTATCACCGAGCTGCTGCGCGGCTTCCGGCCGGACGTCGTCCACCTGGCCTCCCCGTTCGTGCTGGGGTGGCGCGGGGTGCAGGCGGCCGAGCGACTCGGCGTCCCGACCGTCGCGGTCTACCAGACCGACATCCCCGCGTACGCCGGACGCTACGGGTTCCCGGTGGCGGAGTCACTGCTCTGGCAGCACGTCGAACGCCTCCACGGCAAGGCGACGATCACCCTCGCACCCTCGCGACAGTCGATCGCGCAGCTGGAGGCGCACGCGATCCCCCGCGTCCGCCTCTGGGTCCGCGGTGTCGACGCGGCCCGGTTCTCACCGGAGCGGCGCAGCGAGGCCTGGCGTCGGTCCATCGCGCCGAACGGTGAGCGGATCGTCGGATACGTCGGGCGTCTCGCCGCGGAGAAGCAGGTCGCCGATCTGGCGGTCCTCGGCGGCCTCCCTGGCGTGAAACTCGTCGTCGTCGGCGAGGGACCGCTCCGCGCCGCACTCGAACAGCGGCTCCCCGACGCGGTCTTCACCGGGTTCCTCGGCGGCGAGGAGCTCGCGGTCGCGATGGCGGGACTCGACGTCTTCGTCCACCCCGGGGAGTCGGAGACGTTCTGCCAGACGATCCAGGAGGCGATGGCGTCAGGCGTGCCCGTGGTCGCGACCGGGCGCGGTGGTCCCGTAGACCTCGTCGACTCCAGCCGGACCGGGTGGCTGTACGAGCCCGGCAGGCTCGAACAGCTGCGCGGCTTCGTCCAGGACCTCGTCGGCGACGAGGTGAAGCGTGCGGCGTTCGGAGCTGCGGCCCGAGCCGGCGTCCTCCCGCGCAGTTGGAAGAGCGTCAGCAGCGCGCTCATCGGCCACTACAGCGATGCCATCGAACTCCACCAGGGAGCGCGGGCACAGCGCGGTGGACTCGACCCTCGGTCGCCGGTCCCCCGCGTCATTCGTCCGGGTAGCGGACGCCGATCTGACGCCTGA
- a CDS encoding Gfo/Idh/MocA family protein, with translation MTDQHTDQPSPGSAAAGSSAGLRWGILGPAGVAKSFTADLRRHGFDVRAVASRSAETAAAFAAEFDIPNVHVGYEALVADPEVDVVYIATPHPFHAEQAVLALDAGKHVLIEKPFTLNAAEAQAVVALAAERGLVVLEAMWTRFLPHMVRLRELLADGVIGQPRSLVADHTQLLSDDPQHRMNNLELGGGALLDLGVYPVSFASAVFGTPTSIQATAALRDTGADMQVATLFGYADGQVANTLSASNTVGPNRAAIVGTEGWIEFDRVWYTATTFRVFDTSGEVVETYRSEVEGRGMHFQAWELERLVSEGRLSGEIMPLAETVAIMETLDEVRRQIGVRYPDE, from the coding sequence ATGACGGATCAGCACACCGACCAGCCATCCCCGGGGAGTGCAGCCGCGGGTTCCTCAGCCGGCCTGCGATGGGGCATCCTCGGCCCCGCGGGCGTCGCGAAGAGCTTCACCGCCGACCTCCGCCGACACGGATTCGACGTCAGGGCCGTCGCCTCGCGGTCCGCCGAGACCGCGGCCGCGTTCGCCGCCGAGTTCGACATCCCGAACGTCCACGTCGGGTACGAGGCCCTCGTCGCCGATCCCGAGGTGGACGTCGTCTACATCGCGACCCCGCACCCGTTCCACGCCGAGCAGGCGGTCCTCGCCCTCGACGCCGGGAAGCACGTCCTCATCGAGAAGCCCTTCACCCTCAACGCCGCCGAGGCGCAGGCGGTCGTCGCGCTCGCCGCAGAGCGCGGCCTCGTCGTCCTCGAGGCGATGTGGACCCGGTTCCTCCCGCACATGGTCCGTCTCCGCGAGTTGCTCGCGGACGGTGTGATCGGTCAGCCGCGCAGCCTCGTCGCCGATCACACACAGCTGCTCTCCGACGACCCGCAGCACCGGATGAACAACCTCGAACTGGGCGGCGGTGCCCTGCTCGACCTCGGCGTGTACCCCGTCTCCTTCGCCTCGGCGGTCTTCGGCACCCCGACGTCGATCCAGGCGACCGCCGCCTTGCGCGACACGGGCGCCGACATGCAGGTCGCGACGCTCTTCGGCTACGCGGACGGTCAAGTGGCGAACACCCTCTCCGCGAGCAACACCGTCGGGCCGAACCGCGCCGCCATCGTCGGCACCGAGGGATGGATCGAGTTCGATCGGGTCTGGTACACGGCGACCACGTTCCGGGTGTTCGACACGAGCGGGGAGGTCGTCGAGACCTACCGCTCCGAGGTCGAGGGTCGCGGCATGCATTTCCAGGCCTGGGAGCTCGAACGGCTCGTCTCCGAGGGTCGTCTCTCCGGTGAGATCATGCCGCTGGCCGAGACGGTCGCGATCATGGAGACGCTCGACGAGGTCAGGCGTCAGATCGGCGTCCGCTACCCGGACGAATGA
- a CDS encoding LysM domain-containing protein produces MGAIESSGRRRAVRSARAVSLGVAGLLALSACVAAPAAPPVTVVVTERPDPSPSVAPVPTQTARDALPPEPAPIVPNAPAEPAEPIPEGPAYDLGPRDGALGPVVSDADGNPVSYTVVAGDVFFDIAQRFDLPQQQLLRMNPSIPGFGLDIYIGDIVNLDWTTTR; encoded by the coding sequence GTGGGGGCAATCGAATCGAGCGGACGCCGACGCGCCGTCCGCAGCGCCCGGGCCGTCTCGCTCGGTGTCGCCGGGCTCCTCGCGCTGAGCGCCTGCGTCGCAGCGCCTGCAGCACCGCCGGTCACCGTCGTCGTCACCGAGCGGCCCGACCCGTCGCCGTCCGTCGCTCCCGTGCCGACCCAGACGGCACGCGACGCCCTGCCGCCCGAGCCGGCACCCATCGTCCCGAACGCCCCCGCGGAACCGGCGGAACCGATCCCGGAGGGTCCGGCGTACGACCTCGGACCGCGCGACGGGGCGCTCGGTCCGGTCGTCTCGGACGCCGACGGCAATCCCGTCAGCTACACCGTGGTCGCGGGTGACGTGTTCTTCGACATCGCCCAGCGCTTCGACCTGCCGCAGCAGCAGTTGCTCCGGATGAACCCGTCGATCCCGGGGTTCGGTCTCGACATCTACATCGGCGACATCGTCAACCTCGATTGGACGACCACGCGCTGA
- a CDS encoding CitMHS family transporter, with the protein MLVILGFAMILTFMVLIMTKRLTPMVALIIVPTVFGLFAGAGLGLGDMVIEAIGSLAPTAALLMFAIMYFGIMIDVGLFDPLVRFIVRALGNDPAKIVVGTALLAGAVSLDGDGSTTFIVTTAAMLPIYLRLGMNPVVLTCVAGLANGTLNIVPWGGPTVRAASALGVSPTEIFVPMLPSLAAGLVLVFVFAWFLGLGERKRLAGVDLLGADPRGVAAPGSGSGPADHPLTGGMATTFSTSARGRLATLVRPDDTAMADTMLDPDRDTLRPRLIWVNLVLTIAVMTLLVVDLMPLPYVFMVGTAVALLVNFPRLAQQSKEIVAHAPSIVGVVSMVLAAGVLIGVLNGTGMVTAMADWIVDIIPNELGPFLAVITGVLSIPMTFFMSNDAFYFGILPVLAESASTFGIEPVEMARASITGQPVHLQSPLVPAILLLVSLASVNLGDHHKKVLWRAAIVSLVMLVVGVLVGTIPFG; encoded by the coding sequence ATGCTGGTCATTCTCGGATTCGCGATGATCCTCACCTTCATGGTGCTGATCATGACGAAGCGCCTCACCCCGATGGTGGCGCTCATCATCGTCCCCACGGTCTTCGGACTCTTCGCGGGTGCCGGCCTCGGTCTCGGCGACATGGTCATCGAGGCCATCGGGAGCCTCGCGCCCACCGCCGCCCTGCTCATGTTCGCGATCATGTACTTCGGGATCATGATCGACGTCGGTCTCTTCGACCCGCTCGTCCGGTTCATCGTCCGCGCCCTCGGCAACGACCCGGCCAAGATCGTCGTCGGCACGGCACTCCTGGCCGGCGCGGTCTCCCTCGACGGCGACGGATCCACGACCTTCATCGTGACCACGGCGGCGATGCTGCCGATCTACCTGCGCCTCGGGATGAACCCCGTCGTGCTCACCTGTGTCGCCGGGCTCGCGAACGGCACCCTCAACATCGTCCCGTGGGGCGGGCCGACCGTCCGTGCCGCCTCCGCACTGGGCGTCTCGCCGACGGAGATCTTCGTGCCGATGCTGCCGTCCCTGGCCGCAGGTCTGGTCCTCGTCTTCGTCTTCGCCTGGTTCCTCGGGCTCGGCGAGCGGAAACGACTCGCCGGCGTCGACCTCCTCGGAGCGGACCCGAGGGGCGTCGCAGCACCGGGCTCCGGCTCGGGACCCGCCGACCACCCGCTCACCGGTGGGATGGCGACCACCTTCTCGACCAGTGCCCGCGGGCGCCTCGCCACCCTGGTGCGGCCCGACGACACCGCGATGGCCGACACCATGCTCGACCCCGATCGCGACACGCTCCGACCGCGGCTCATCTGGGTGAACCTCGTCCTGACCATCGCCGTCATGACCCTGCTGGTCGTCGACCTGATGCCGCTGCCCTACGTGTTCATGGTGGGCACCGCGGTGGCACTGCTGGTGAACTTCCCGCGGCTGGCCCAGCAGTCGAAGGAGATCGTCGCCCACGCGCCGAGCATCGTCGGCGTCGTCTCCATGGTGCTCGCGGCCGGCGTGCTCATCGGCGTGCTCAACGGGACGGGCATGGTCACGGCGATGGCCGACTGGATCGTCGACATCATCCCGAACGAGCTCGGGCCGTTCCTCGCCGTCATCACCGGCGTGCTCAGCATCCCGATGACCTTCTTCATGAGCAACGACGCGTTCTACTTCGGCATCCTGCCGGTCCTCGCGGAGAGCGCGTCGACGTTCGGCATCGAACCGGTCGAGATGGCGCGGGCGTCGATCACCGGGCAGCCGGTCCACCTGCAGAGCCCCCTCGTCCCGGCGATCCTCCTGCTCGTCTCGCTCGCGAGTGTGAACCTGGGCGACCACCACAAGAAGGTCCTCTGGCGGGCGGCGATCGTGTCCCTCGTGATGCTCGTGGTGGGCGTGCTCGTCGGCACGATCCCGTTCGGCTGA
- a CDS encoding ATP-binding protein: MIGDGAARPERRRARRSSFAAQVLVLQLIVVTAVVVVCTGVYAWMSSERLVQEAQSTALAIAQSVASDPDVRSAVTLEARTPGTPETAELRTSTLQALAAEVRARTGALFVVVTDERGIRLAHPDPDELGRQVSTSAEAALSGRESVSWETGTLGPSARAKVPVFAAESTDTAGAVVGAGAGEVVGEVSVGFAPQRVFADVARETTLVAGAALLALTIGLVASMLIRRRLRRLTLGLGPEELAALVQNQAAVLGGVGEGVVGVSPRGIVTVCTDQAARLLGVDATVGRPFAELDLPERLIALVADDAPAQVPTQLVVGSRVLFIDVRTVSQDGVDLGRVVVVRDRTDVEALTRRLDAVATMTTALRAQRHEFANRLHAISGLLETGQDDEARGYLANVLDHGPLRYPVQHADRLTEPYLQAFLGAKGVEAAERGVLLTIGSETLVTGSLCDPEDVTTVLGNLLDNAVRAAVAGSARPAWVEVEVLDHGSELHCSVMDSGDGIVPTLEIGERRPPEEPTVEDPDAIHGQGFGLPLSRDIARRRGGEVWLASPGAPGSHGAVFCARLPGTVDPISPEKNDD; encoded by the coding sequence ATGATCGGCGATGGAGCGGCGAGGCCGGAACGGCGGCGTGCCCGACGCTCGAGCTTCGCGGCGCAGGTCCTCGTCCTCCAACTCATCGTGGTCACGGCCGTCGTCGTGGTGTGCACCGGGGTCTACGCCTGGATGAGCAGCGAACGCCTCGTGCAGGAGGCCCAGTCGACGGCCTTGGCGATCGCCCAGAGCGTCGCGAGCGACCCGGACGTCCGATCGGCCGTGACCCTCGAGGCGCGCACCCCCGGGACGCCCGAGACCGCCGAGCTGCGGACCTCCACCCTGCAGGCGCTCGCTGCCGAGGTCCGTGCACGGACCGGCGCGCTCTTCGTGGTCGTCACCGACGAACGCGGGATCCGTCTGGCGCATCCCGATCCCGACGAACTCGGACGCCAGGTGAGCACGAGCGCCGAAGCGGCGCTGTCCGGCCGGGAGTCCGTGTCGTGGGAGACCGGGACCCTCGGTCCTTCCGCGCGGGCCAAGGTGCCCGTGTTCGCGGCCGAGTCGACGGACACCGCGGGTGCCGTCGTCGGCGCAGGCGCCGGGGAGGTCGTCGGAGAGGTCAGCGTGGGGTTCGCCCCGCAGCGGGTCTTCGCCGACGTCGCGCGGGAGACGACGCTGGTCGCGGGGGCAGCCCTCCTGGCGTTGACCATCGGCCTGGTCGCGTCCATGCTCATCCGGCGCCGACTGCGGCGATTGACCCTCGGCCTCGGCCCGGAGGAGCTCGCCGCCCTGGTGCAGAACCAGGCCGCTGTGCTCGGCGGCGTCGGCGAGGGGGTCGTCGGGGTCTCCCCGCGCGGGATCGTGACGGTGTGCACCGATCAGGCGGCCCGCCTGCTCGGCGTCGACGCGACCGTCGGACGCCCCTTCGCCGAGCTCGATCTGCCCGAGCGACTCATCGCCCTCGTGGCGGACGACGCACCCGCTCAGGTCCCGACCCAACTCGTCGTCGGCTCCCGGGTCCTCTTCATCGACGTCCGGACGGTGTCGCAGGACGGCGTGGACCTCGGCCGGGTCGTCGTCGTGCGCGACCGCACCGACGTCGAGGCGCTGACCCGCCGACTCGACGCCGTCGCGACGATGACCACCGCCCTCCGCGCGCAGCGGCACGAGTTCGCGAACCGTCTGCACGCGATCTCCGGCCTGCTCGAGACCGGTCAGGACGACGAGGCCCGTGGGTACCTCGCGAACGTGCTCGACCACGGCCCACTGCGATACCCCGTCCAGCACGCCGATCGACTCACGGAACCGTACCTGCAGGCGTTCCTCGGCGCGAAGGGGGTCGAGGCCGCGGAACGCGGGGTGCTCCTGACCATCGGATCGGAGACCCTCGTCACCGGATCGCTGTGCGATCCTGAGGACGTGACCACCGTGCTCGGGAACCTGCTCGACAACGCCGTCCGGGCCGCCGTCGCCGGTTCGGCACGACCGGCCTGGGTCGAAGTCGAGGTCCTCGACCACGGCTCCGAGCTCCACTGCTCCGTCATGGACTCGGGCGACGGCATCGTCCCGACCCTCGAGATCGGCGAGCGACGCCCACCCGAGGAACCCACCGTCGAGGATCCGGACGCGATCCACGGACAGGGGTTCGGTCTCCCCCTCTCCCGGGACATCGCGCGCCGACGCGGCGGCGAGGTGTGGCTCGCATCGCCTGGCGCCCCAGGCAGCCACGGCGCGGTGTTCTGCGCGCGCCTGCCGGGGACCGTGGATCCGATCTCGCCCGAGAAGAACGACGACTGA